In Janthinobacterium sp. J1-1, a single genomic region encodes these proteins:
- a CDS encoding SDR family oxidoreductase, with product MQRIFITGASSGLGAALARQYASEGAQLGLLARRGEALDQLIASLPQPQLHRAYAVDVCDHAAVRQAADAFLADAGRIDVVIASAGVSVGTLTEHAEDLSVFERVLAINVTATVATFAPFIAAMKGQGGGRLVGIASVAGIRGLPGAEAYSASKAAVISYCESLRLELKSSGIRVVTITPGYIDTPMTRHNAYRMPFLMPAAAFAQRAARAIADGDSYRVIPWQMGVVAKLLRLLPNAVYDLAFANAPHKARQPSAGKPPLP from the coding sequence ATGCAGCGAATCTTCATCACCGGCGCGTCGAGCGGCCTGGGCGCCGCGCTGGCGCGCCAGTACGCCAGCGAAGGCGCGCAACTTGGCCTGCTGGCGCGGCGCGGCGAGGCGCTCGACCAGCTGATCGCCTCCCTGCCCCAGCCTCAACTGCACCGCGCCTACGCCGTCGATGTGTGCGACCACGCCGCCGTCAGGCAGGCGGCCGACGCGTTTCTGGCCGATGCCGGGCGCATCGACGTCGTCATCGCCAGCGCCGGCGTCTCGGTGGGCACCCTGACCGAACACGCGGAGGACCTGTCGGTGTTCGAGCGGGTCTTGGCCATCAACGTCACCGCCACCGTCGCCACCTTTGCCCCCTTTATCGCCGCCATGAAAGGGCAAGGCGGCGGCCGCCTGGTCGGCATCGCCAGCGTGGCCGGCATCCGCGGCTTGCCGGGCGCCGAAGCCTACAGCGCGTCGAAGGCGGCCGTGATCAGCTACTGCGAATCGCTGCGCCTGGAACTCAAATCCTCGGGCATCCGGGTCGTCACCATCACGCCCGGCTATATCGACACGCCGATGACGCGCCACAACGCCTACCGCATGCCGTTCCTGATGCCGGCCGCAGCCTTTGCCCAGCGCGCCGCGCGCGCGATTGCCGACGGCGACAGCTACCGCGTGATCCCCTGGCAGATGGGCGTGGTGGCCAAGCTGCTGCGCCTGCTGCCCAATGCCGTCTACGACCTGGCGTTTGCCAACGCCCCCCACAAAGCCCGCCAGCCGTCGGCGGGCAAGCCACCACTTCCATGA
- a CDS encoding thiol:disulfide interchange protein DsbA/DsbL — translation MRFLKKVLFAAALCGAAAGAYASPAEPKNGVEYETLATVQPTEAGKKIEVTEFFAYYCPHCNVLEPQLAAWVKKQGDNIVFKRVHVSRDASVAPQQRLFFTLQAMGLTEQLHGKVFQAMHVEHNRLNTDDAVFDFVAKQGVDRQKFIDTYRSMGISGRVRKADAMMQGYNVTFWPMIAIDGRYITSPSQADQGSKSAKNEEQLNAQALTVMDVLVAKAKAEKK, via the coding sequence TCCTGTTTGCCGCCGCCCTGTGCGGCGCCGCCGCCGGCGCTTATGCCTCGCCGGCCGAGCCGAAGAACGGCGTCGAATATGAAACCCTGGCCACGGTGCAGCCGACCGAAGCGGGCAAGAAGATCGAAGTGACGGAATTCTTCGCCTATTACTGCCCGCATTGCAATGTGCTGGAACCGCAGCTGGCGGCATGGGTCAAGAAGCAGGGCGACAATATCGTCTTCAAGCGCGTGCACGTGTCGCGCGACGCCAGCGTGGCGCCGCAACAGCGGCTGTTCTTTACCTTGCAGGCAATGGGCCTGACGGAACAACTGCACGGCAAGGTATTCCAGGCCATGCACGTCGAGCATAACCGCTTGAATACCGATGACGCCGTGTTCGACTTCGTTGCCAAACAGGGCGTGGACCGCCAGAAGTTCATCGACACTTACCGCTCGATGGGCATTTCCGGCCGCGTGCGCAAGGCCGACGCCATGATGCAAGGCTATAACGTCACCTTCTGGCCGATGATCGCCATCGATGGCCGCTACATCACTTCGCCATCGCAGGCCGACCAGGGCAGCAAATCGGCGAAGAACGAAGAACAGCTGAACGCCCAGGCACTGACCGTGATGGACGTGCTGGTGGCCAAGGCCAAAGCGGAAAAGAAATAA
- a CDS encoding biotin--[acetyl-CoA-carboxylase] ligase, producing MTSHLDLNSAAIAALCATGASHVAIEVVAETGSTNADLLARCAQLAGATLRIAGQQTAGRGRAGRPWLSQADASLMFSLAWRFKGPLPAMVGLPLAVGVALAETMGSLGVPVQLKWPNDLIKDGSKLAGILVETRQAQDGGVWAVIGCGINLTMPDALEQQIGRSVSAVPWLAQMERNALVAALLSRLAGVLAEFDDTGFAPFTERWNALHAWQGREVKILDNGQLLQQGIAAGVDQLGRLLLATEGGLVEIMSGDVSLRLAQE from the coding sequence ATGACTTCTCATCTTGACCTGAACAGCGCGGCCATCGCCGCCCTTTGCGCCACCGGCGCATCCCACGTCGCCATCGAGGTGGTCGCCGAAACCGGCTCGACCAATGCCGACCTGCTGGCGCGCTGCGCGCAGCTGGCCGGTGCTACCTTGCGCATCGCCGGCCAGCAAACGGCGGGCCGCGGCCGCGCGGGCCGGCCGTGGCTGTCGCAGGCCGACGCCAGCCTGATGTTCTCGCTGGCCTGGCGTTTCAAGGGGCCGTTGCCCGCCATGGTCGGCTTGCCCCTGGCCGTCGGCGTGGCGCTGGCCGAGACCATGGGCTCGCTGGGCGTACCGGTGCAACTCAAATGGCCGAACGACCTGATCAAGGACGGCAGCAAGCTGGCCGGCATCCTGGTCGAAACCCGGCAGGCTCAAGACGGCGGCGTATGGGCCGTGATCGGCTGCGGCATCAATCTGACCATGCCCGATGCGCTGGAACAGCAGATCGGGCGCAGCGTGTCGGCCGTGCCCTGGCTGGCGCAGATGGAACGCAACGCCCTGGTCGCCGCCTTGCTCAGCCGGCTGGCCGGCGTGCTGGCCGAATTCGACGATACCGGTTTCGCGCCGTTTACGGAGCGCTGGAACGCCCTGCACGCCTGGCAGGGCCGGGAAGTGAAAATCCTCGACAACGGCCAGCTGCTGCAACAGGGCATCGCCGCCGGCGTCGACCAGCTGGGCCGGCTGCTGCTGGCGACCGAGGGCGGCCTGGTGGAGATCATGTCCGGCGACGTCTCCTTGCGCCTGGCGCAGGAGTAA